The window GGTTCGCCCTGGCACGTTTCCATCGGCGCGATCGCCGGCGTGCTTCTGGCGGTGATCCTGCCGCCGCATCGCAGCGGCGTGGGAGAGCGGCCATGAGCACGACCTTCTGGATCATTTTGGCCGGCGCCGTCGCCACCTATCTCACCCGCGTCGGCGGCCACCTCGTCATCTCGCGCTTCGAGACCATTCATCCGCGCGTCGAGGCAGGGCTGAACGCCGTGCCGGCCGCTGTGCTGACGACGCTGGTGGCGCCGGAGCTCCTGCATGCCGGTCCCGCCGAATGGGCGGCGCTGATCGTCACCGCGCTGGCATCGCTGCGCGGCGGGCTAATGGCGATGTTTTTGGCCGGCGCGGCGGTGCTGATCCTGGCCCGGCAATTCGTCGGTTAGACCGTGATGACGTTTCGTTGAATCGCCATCACGGTCTAACTCTTTGTTGGAGCATGATCGTTGTCCGAAAACCGGTTCCCACTTTTCGGGATCATGCTCTAGATCAAATCTTGGCGTCGTGTGGCAGCGGCGCGGTGGCTTTCTCCAGCCAGGTCAGCGTCTCGCCGTCCACCATCGGGCCGATCTCGGCCAGCACGCGCGCGTGGTAGGTGTCGAGCCAGTGCAGTTCGTCGCGCGTCAGGAGCTCCGTGCGTATAAGCCGCTTGTCGATCGGCGCCAGCGTCAGCGTCTCGAAGCTGTGCATGGCGATGTCGCCGCCCTCTATTTGCTCAGCCGGCGTCACCAGGACGAGGTTCTCGATGCGGATGCCGTAGGAGCCTTCCTTGTAATAGCCAGGCTCGTTGGAGAGCATCATGCCGGCGAGCAGCTTTTCGGTGCCGGTGCGCGCGATGCGCTGCGGGCCCTCGTGCACGGCGAGATAGGAGCCGACGCCATGGCCGGTGCCATGGGCGAAGTCGCAGCCATGCTTCCACAGCGCCACACGCGCCAGGGCATCGATCTCCGAACCGCGCGTGCCGGCGGGGAAGCGCAGCGTCGAGATTCCGATCATGCCTTTCAGCACCAAGGTGAAGCGCTCGCGCATCTCCTCGGTCGGCTGGCCAATTGGGACGGTGCGGGTGATGTCAGTGGTGCCGTCCTGATATTGACCGCCGGAATCGAGCAGGAACAGCTCGCCCTCGACAAGCTTGCGGCTGGTGGCGCGCGAAACGCGGTAATGCATGATGGCGCCATTCGGGCCGGCGCCGGAAATCGTGTCGAAGGAGATGTCGCGCAGCGGCATCTGCGTTTCCTCGCCGGTCTGCCGGCGCACCTCCTCGAGCTTGGTCACGACGTCGATCTCGTCGAGCGTGTCCGGCTTTTGCCGGTCGAGCCAGCAGAGCAGCTTGGCGACCGCGGCGCCGTCGCGGCGGTGCGCAGCGCGGCTGCCGGCAATCTCGGCCTGGTTCTTGGTGGCGCGCGGAATGCGGGCGGGGTCGGCAGCCGAGACGACGGTGCCGCCATTGCCCTCGACCAGCATCTTCAGCTTTTCCGCCGCCAGCACCGGATCGAGCGCGATCTTCGCACCGCCCCTTGCAAGATCGGCAACGGCGGCCTCGAACCCGCCTGGCTCGTGCAAATCGGCAAGCTGGGTGAGGTAGGCGGCGACCATGCGCGAGAATTTGCGCTGGTCCATGAACAGCTGGTGCTTGCCGTCGGCGGCGAGGATGGCGAAGCCGAGCGCCAGCGGCGTGTGCGCTACGTCGCCGCCACGAATGTTGAACGCCCAGGCGATCGAGGAGGGATCGGTGAGCACCACATGGGTCGCGCCGTCCTTTTCGATCGCACTTGCAAGCCGCGCCAGCTTGTCCTTGGCAAGCTCGCCGGCAAATTCGATCGGATGCAGCTCGACAGGCGCCCGCGGCGGCTGCGGCTGGTCCTTCCAGATGACGTCGATGGGGTTCTTGTCGAGCGGCACCAGCGTTGCGCCGGATTGCTCGGCCGACGCCTTCAGCGCCTTGATCTCACTGAGCGTATGCAGCCAGGGATCGAAACCCAGCCTGGCGCCCTTGCCGAGATTGTCCTTGATCCAGGACGGCGGCGGATTGTCGATGAGGCTCTCGATCGTGAAGATCGAAAGGTCGACCTCGCCGCGCACCTGCAGCGTGTAGCGGCCGTCGACGAAAATGAAGGCGCGGTCGCGCAGGATGATGGCGACGCCTGCCGAGCCGGAAAAGCCGGTCAGCCATTTCAGCCGCGCGGAGCGATCGGCGACATACTCGCCCTGATGCTCGTCCGCGCGGGGAACAATGAAACCATCGAGGTTAATTTCCGCCAGCCATTGGCGCAGCATCGCCACACGCGGCTTGCCGACGGCCGGATCGCCGGCGGAATCAAAGCTCTGGAACATCGTTGCGTCTCCCTCGAATGCGAGCCGCGACCGTAACGCATACACCTTCAAACC is drawn from Mesorhizobium sp. B1-1-8 and contains these coding sequences:
- a CDS encoding aminopeptidase P family protein, with the protein product MFQSFDSAGDPAVGKPRVAMLRQWLAEINLDGFIVPRADEHQGEYVADRSARLKWLTGFSGSAGVAIILRDRAFIFVDGRYTLQVRGEVDLSIFTIESLIDNPPPSWIKDNLGKGARLGFDPWLHTLSEIKALKASAEQSGATLVPLDKNPIDVIWKDQPQPPRAPVELHPIEFAGELAKDKLARLASAIEKDGATHVVLTDPSSIAWAFNIRGGDVAHTPLALGFAILAADGKHQLFMDQRKFSRMVAAYLTQLADLHEPGGFEAAVADLARGGAKIALDPVLAAEKLKMLVEGNGGTVVSAADPARIPRATKNQAEIAGSRAAHRRDGAAVAKLLCWLDRQKPDTLDEIDVVTKLEEVRRQTGEETQMPLRDISFDTISGAGPNGAIMHYRVSRATSRKLVEGELFLLDSGGQYQDGTTDITRTVPIGQPTEEMRERFTLVLKGMIGISTLRFPAGTRGSEIDALARVALWKHGCDFAHGTGHGVGSYLAVHEGPQRIARTGTEKLLAGMMLSNEPGYYKEGSYGIRIENLVLVTPAEQIEGGDIAMHSFETLTLAPIDKRLIRTELLTRDELHWLDTYHARVLAEIGPMVDGETLTWLEKATAPLPHDAKI
- a CDS encoding AzlD family protein; this translates as MSTTFWIILAGAVATYLTRVGGHLVISRFETIHPRVEAGLNAVPAAVLTTLVAPELLHAGPAEWAALIVTALASLRGGLMAMFLAGAAVLILARQFVG